The Helianthus annuus cultivar XRQ/B chromosome 16, HanXRQr2.0-SUNRISE, whole genome shotgun sequence genome includes a window with the following:
- the LOC110916505 gene encoding malate dehydrogenase, cytoplasmic isoform X1: protein MEALDWIQKIVIVLVCLYLSWRIIRYLWSFVDVEKDPLIVLVTGAAGQIGYALLPMIARGAMLGRDQPVIIHMLDIEPNAETLIGVKMELMDGAFPLLKGVIATSDVIEACKGVDVAIMLGGFPHRKDDNKDLIFSNVAIYKAQASALEQHADPDCKVLVVANPANTNALILKEYAPSIPEENITSLTRLDHNRALNQIAEKLNVNVGDVKNVIIWGNHSSNLYPDANHATVNTGVGHESVKELIDDDHWLNTNFITNVQTRGQTIVKARRLSCASSAAISVCDHMRDWILGTPTGTWVSMGVYSDGSYGIQPGLIYSFPVTCEKGEWSIVQGLKIDEFARGKMDALQRELIEEKRVAYSYLH from the exons ATGGAAGCTTTGGATTGGATTCAGAAAATTGTGATTGTTTTGGTTTGTTTGTATCTGTCTTGGAGGATCattagatacttatggagctttGTGGATGTTGAAAAAGATCCTCTTATTGTGCTTGTTACTGGGGCTGCAG GTCAAATAGGCTATGCCCTACTTCCGATGATTGCGAGAGGGGCAATGTTGGGTCGAGATCAACCTGTAATTATACACATGCTTGATATCGAGCCAAATGCTGAAACGTTAATAGGGGTaaaaatggaattgatggacggAGCTTTCCCTCTTCTTAAAG GTGTTATTGCGACAAGTGATGTTATTGAAGCTTGTAAAGGTGTTGATGTTGCAATAATGCTCGGTGGATTCCCTCATAGAAAAGATGATAACAAAGATTTAATATTTAGTAATGTTGCTATATATAAAGCTCAAGCTTCGGCTTTGGAACAGCATGCTGAtccagattgcaag GTGCTTGTGGTCGCTAATCCTGCAAATACAAATGCACTAATCTTGAAAGAATATGCACCTTCGATCCCAGAAGAGAATATTACATCCCTCACAAGATTAGATCATAATCGTGCGTTAAACCAGATAGCAGAGAAATTAAATGTAAATGTCGGTGATGTAAAAAACGTTATAATTTGGGGAAATCACTCTTCGAATCTATATCCAGACGCCAATCATGCTACAGTCAATACTGGTGTAGGACATGAATCTGTGAAAGAACTTATTGATGATGATCATTG GTTGAACACAAATTTCATCACAAATGTACAAACGAGAGGTCAAACTATTGTCAAAGCTCGAAGGTTGTCTTGTGCATCTTCTGCTGCAATTTCCGTGTGTGATCATATGCGGGATTGGATTCTCGGTACTCCAACG GGAACATGGGTGTCGATGGGAGTTTATTCTGACGGGTCTTATGGCATCCAACCGGGTTTGATTTATTCTTTTCCGGTCACTTGTGAGAAAGGCGAATGGTCGATCGTTCAAG GACTAAAGATTGATGAGTTTGCTAGGGGGAAGATGGATGCTTTACAAAGAGAGCTCATTGAAGAGAAAAGAGTGGCCTACTCTTACCTCCATTGA
- the LOC110916505 gene encoding malate dehydrogenase, cytoplasmic isoform X2, which yields MIARGAMLGRDQPVIIHMLDIEPNAETLIGVKMELMDGAFPLLKGVIATSDVIEACKGVDVAIMLGGFPHRKDDNKDLIFSNVAIYKAQASALEQHADPDCKVLVVANPANTNALILKEYAPSIPEENITSLTRLDHNRALNQIAEKLNVNVGDVKNVIIWGNHSSNLYPDANHATVNTGVGHESVKELIDDDHWLNTNFITNVQTRGQTIVKARRLSCASSAAISVCDHMRDWILGTPTGTWVSMGVYSDGSYGIQPGLIYSFPVTCEKGEWSIVQGLKIDEFARGKMDALQRELIEEKRVAYSYLH from the exons ATGATTGCGAGAGGGGCAATGTTGGGTCGAGATCAACCTGTAATTATACACATGCTTGATATCGAGCCAAATGCTGAAACGTTAATAGGGGTaaaaatggaattgatggacggAGCTTTCCCTCTTCTTAAAG GTGTTATTGCGACAAGTGATGTTATTGAAGCTTGTAAAGGTGTTGATGTTGCAATAATGCTCGGTGGATTCCCTCATAGAAAAGATGATAACAAAGATTTAATATTTAGTAATGTTGCTATATATAAAGCTCAAGCTTCGGCTTTGGAACAGCATGCTGAtccagattgcaag GTGCTTGTGGTCGCTAATCCTGCAAATACAAATGCACTAATCTTGAAAGAATATGCACCTTCGATCCCAGAAGAGAATATTACATCCCTCACAAGATTAGATCATAATCGTGCGTTAAACCAGATAGCAGAGAAATTAAATGTAAATGTCGGTGATGTAAAAAACGTTATAATTTGGGGAAATCACTCTTCGAATCTATATCCAGACGCCAATCATGCTACAGTCAATACTGGTGTAGGACATGAATCTGTGAAAGAACTTATTGATGATGATCATTG GTTGAACACAAATTTCATCACAAATGTACAAACGAGAGGTCAAACTATTGTCAAAGCTCGAAGGTTGTCTTGTGCATCTTCTGCTGCAATTTCCGTGTGTGATCATATGCGGGATTGGATTCTCGGTACTCCAACG GGAACATGGGTGTCGATGGGAGTTTATTCTGACGGGTCTTATGGCATCCAACCGGGTTTGATTTATTCTTTTCCGGTCACTTGTGAGAAAGGCGAATGGTCGATCGTTCAAG GACTAAAGATTGATGAGTTTGCTAGGGGGAAGATGGATGCTTTACAAAGAGAGCTCATTGAAGAGAAAAGAGTGGCCTACTCTTACCTCCATTGA